A segment of the Synechococcus sp. MEDNS5 genome:
ATTCAAACTCCAAACGCCTTGGCGTGAAGGCCTATGGCGGCGAAACCGTCACGGCCGGTTCGATTCTGATTCGTCAGCGCGGCACCTCCGTTCTTCCCGGTGTGAATGTCGGCCAAGGCAAAGACGACACCCTGTTCGCTCTGACTGACGGAGTGGTGAAGTTCGAGACCATACGCCGCGGCCTTCGCAATCGCAAGCGGATCAACGTGGCAACCGCAGCCGGCTGAGCACGCCGGCACTGCCTAATGGTGCCGGAATGAGCGCAACGCCTGTTTCAGGGTGACAACCATCCCGAGAACCGTGAGCCCCAGGACGATCGCCGTTCTGGGGCTTGGTTCATGAAGCAGATGGATCACCTCCAGGGGCAGAGCCAGCGCGAGGACACCGACCAGGAGCCACTCACCCCAATGCCGACCTGTCCAGGTGGCCCAAGCGGCCAGCAGGATCAGCCCCGAATACACCGCTGATGCAATCGCCAGCCGAATCAGGCGTGTGGGACCCAGGAGGGTGCCCTGCTCAGCAAGGTGGGACAGCAGTTCGCGATCGGCTTGTCCCCAGGACTGGGCGAAATCGGAAAGTTCGGCGTAATGGCTTTGACCGAACAAAGCAGCAAAGCTGATCGCCAGAAGCACGAGGGCAAGCAAAACCTTCTTCAGCACGATCAGCTTGATCAGCCATCGTCCTCGGCCCTGGGACTGCGCCATTGGAATGCTCAGATCTCGAGGGGACGGTAGACCCTGGTTGTGATCAGCAAGGGATGGAACACCTCCAGGAAATGTCCTTGCAGGCAACGGAAGAAGGTGTCGACCAGCTCTGGGTCATCGAAATGGAAGGGGTACTCACCCTCGTGCCCTTTGAAGAAATACCAGTTCAGAACGGCCCGGCCACCGGCACGAAGGCGGCGATGAAACTCCATCAGCTGGGCTGCTGGGTCGGGTAGGTGCTCCAGCACATCCAGGCAGACCACTGTGTCGAAACTCTGGCTGGGAAGACTGTCGAGATCGCGATGCACGGAGAGTCGATCCGCAAGTCCGAGGGCTGCAGCGCGTTGAGCAACAAACGCCCGGTTCTGGGGATTGAGATCAACAAACCACACATGCCGCACGTCGCTCAAGCCAGCGGCAGCCAGCGCATGGGTGCCGATGCCCCCACCGAAATCCAACACATCCCCATGGGCGAACTGTTGCTGCAAGCGCAGGGTGTCGGCGATGTAATCAGCACTGCTGAGATGCCAGGCCGCCAATTCGAGCAGGTGGCCTGTGCCCACGGTGTCTTCATAAAACAGCTCCGCTCGCTCGGGATCGAAGGCGCCTGGGTGCATGGCAGCCAGATCCTCCTTGCTCTGTGGAAGCCGCTCCTCAACCTCAGCCGTTGAAAGGGAGAGATAGGAGGCGAGGTGGTCTTTCACCGAGAAGCCGCTGGCCAGAAACTCCTGGATCGACACGTCTCCGGTCGCAATCACTGGCTGCATGACCTGCCTGCTGATGTGGGCAAACTTACGTGCGAGCCAGGTGCCACAGTCGAAACCCTGCACTGTTCCTGCCCGTCCTTTGACTGCGCCCATTGGCTTCGCTGTGATTGACAAGCCGTCTGGTCTCACCTCCCACGCTTGTGTGGCCAGGATCCGGCGTCTGCTCGGCATGCGTCGGGTCGGCCATGGCGGCACCCTGGATCCAGCGGTCACAGGGGTGCTGCCGATCGCCGTCGGGCAGGCCACCCGATTGCTGCCCTACCTCCCCGGCGAGAAGACTTACCGGGGGGTGATCCAACTGGGCGTCACCACCACGACCGATGATCTCGAAGGAGAGATCGTTTCACGCCATCCCTTGCCTGCCTTGAGCAGCGCCGAGCTGGAGCAGGCGATCGCCCCGTTCCGCGGCCTGATCCAGCAGCGCCCGCCACAGGTCTCAGCCGTTCATGTGGATGGAGAACGCGCCCATGCCAGAGCTCGGCGCGGTGAACACATGGATCTGCCGGAGCGCGCCATCACAATTCACCACCTGCACCTCCTCAACTGGTGCCCGGAGCAGGGCCAGCTGAGCGTTGAAGTGCACTGTTCAGCAGGCACTTACATCCGTTCACTGGCCAGAGATCTGGGGGAGAATCTTGGCTGTGGCGGCTGTCTGGCCAGCCTGCGCCGCACCCAGGCGCTTGGTTTCCAAGACGTCCAGGCGATTCCCCTCCCGGAGCAACTTGAGCCAGGGGTGACCTCTGCAGATTCGGAGGTGCTCCCGCTGCTTCCTCCGCAGGACGCCCTCCATCACCTGCCGCAGCGTCGGTTATCGCCCAGTGAGCGGGAAGACTGGAGCTGCGGGCGACGGATCACCCCGGGGGTCAACGTTGAGAGCGACGCGGTGGTGGTGCTCAGCGACTCCGGACGCATGCTCGGCCTTGGAGTACCGGATGAAGCCGGTGGCCTGCGACCGAAGGTGGTGTTCGAAGCCAAAGGCTGAATCGGGTGACGGGTCGGTACCGTGCTGTGCCAGAGATGGACGCCAACGCATCCGATGGCCGGCCACAGCAAATGGTCCCAGATCAAGCGCACCAAGGCGGTGGTGGATGCCAAACGCGGCGCAGTCTTCACCCGGATCGGTCGCGAGATCACCGTTGCGGCCAGACAGGGTGCTGATCCCGATGGCAACTTCCAGCTCAGAACGGCCATTGCCAAGGCCAAGGCCGCCGGCGTTCCGGCCGGCAACATCGAGCGGGCCATCGCCAAGGGATCAGGGCAAGGCGGAGAGGCCATCAAACTGGAATCCATCCGCTACGAGGGCTATGGCCCCGGCGGCGTGGCCGTGCTGGTGGAAGCCCTCAGTGACAACCGCAATCGCACTGCAGCGGAACTCCGTCTGGCCTTCAGCAAGCACGGCGGAAACCTCGGCGAAAGTGGATGCGTCAGCTACCTGTTCCAGCATCGGAGCGAGGTGAGGATTCTTGCTGAAGCAGCGAACGAGGAAGCACTTTTGGAAAGCCTCCTCAGCCTCGAGGCCGATGGCTATGAGCTCGATGGCGACCAGGCCCTGGTGCACGGTCCTTTCGAGGGGCTTGAATCCCTGCAAAACGGCCTCAGAGAGCAGGGGTGGCCGGTGCAGGAATGGACCCATGCCTGGCATCCCCTCACCCAGGTGAGCCCGCAGGATGCAGATACCACGCGGCAGTGCCTCAAGCTTCTCGAAGCGCTAGAAGAGCTGGATGATGTGAACAGCATCAGCACCAATATGAAGATCGATGAGGCTCTATTCACGTGAGAAGACCTGGCCATCAACAAACGAATCCCAGGCTTCACCTCAAGCTGGGCACACCCCTGCCGCAGTAGGCGTCCATCAGCGCACAGGTCAGGTACCGTCGCTGCGCTAACCAACGTCGGCCAGGGCTCTGGTGAGCAGGTGGGTATGCACTTCTCTCCAAATCAAAAAATAATCGAAGAAGCAACATCGAAGCTATATCAGTCCCGGAGAAAGCCGCCGACAAATTCTCCGGCAATCAAAGAACGCTCAAGCCCAAAGATCAAGGCTGCCTTGACGGCAAAATTAATGCTATGCCCAGCCGAGTGCTCCCGGATAACTCGAAGTTACATCGCAAATGAATGAAAACAAACAATATCATCATCAAGCAACAAAGAATTACTCAAAAACTCTCTACGCTTACGATCAGCTACTGAACATAAAAAAATGAATTAGGATCAATATTTGCTACATCCAAGGGGAAGGAGGCGGAAT
Coding sequences within it:
- a CDS encoding YebC/PmpR family DNA-binding transcriptional regulator; the protein is MAGHSKWSQIKRTKAVVDAKRGAVFTRIGREITVAARQGADPDGNFQLRTAIAKAKAAGVPAGNIERAIAKGSGQGGEAIKLESIRYEGYGPGGVAVLVEALSDNRNRTAAELRLAFSKHGGNLGESGCVSYLFQHRSEVRILAEAANEEALLESLLSLEADGYELDGDQALVHGPFEGLESLQNGLREQGWPVQEWTHAWHPLTQVSPQDADTTRQCLKLLEALEELDDVNSISTNMKIDEALFT
- the rpmA gene encoding 50S ribosomal protein L27 translates to MAHKKGTGSTRNGRDSNSKRLGVKAYGGETVTAGSILIRQRGTSVLPGVNVGQGKDDTLFALTDGVVKFETIRRGLRNRKRINVATAAG
- the truB gene encoding tRNA pseudouridine(55) synthase TruB, with the translated sequence MTAPIGFAVIDKPSGLTSHACVARIRRLLGMRRVGHGGTLDPAVTGVLPIAVGQATRLLPYLPGEKTYRGVIQLGVTTTTDDLEGEIVSRHPLPALSSAELEQAIAPFRGLIQQRPPQVSAVHVDGERAHARARRGEHMDLPERAITIHHLHLLNWCPEQGQLSVEVHCSAGTYIRSLARDLGENLGCGGCLASLRRTQALGFQDVQAIPLPEQLEPGVTSADSEVLPLLPPQDALHHLPQRRLSPSEREDWSCGRRITPGVNVESDAVVVLSDSGRMLGLGVPDEAGGLRPKVVFEAKG
- a CDS encoding bifunctional 2-polyprenyl-6-hydroxyphenol methylase/3-demethylubiquinol 3-O-methyltransferase UbiG translates to MQPVIATGDVSIQEFLASGFSVKDHLASYLSLSTAEVEERLPQSKEDLAAMHPGAFDPERAELFYEDTVGTGHLLELAAWHLSSADYIADTLRLQQQFAHGDVLDFGGGIGTHALAAAGLSDVRHVWFVDLNPQNRAFVAQRAAALGLADRLSVHRDLDSLPSQSFDTVVCLDVLEHLPDPAAQLMEFHRRLRAGGRAVLNWYFFKGHEGEYPFHFDDPELVDTFFRCLQGHFLEVFHPLLITTRVYRPLEI
- a CDS encoding DUF2127 domain-containing protein, coding for MAQSQGRGRWLIKLIVLKKVLLALVLLAISFAALFGQSHYAELSDFAQSWGQADRELLSHLAEQGTLLGPTRLIRLAIASAVYSGLILLAAWATWTGRHWGEWLLVGVLALALPLEVIHLLHEPSPRTAIVLGLTVLGMVVTLKQALRSFRHH